From Glycine max cultivar Williams 82 chromosome 11, Glycine_max_v4.0, whole genome shotgun sequence, the proteins below share one genomic window:
- the LOC100500571 gene encoding uncharacterized protein LOC100500571 → MEAYYSGSYPASTKPISLLHTVRKVQAKPWKKAAVAPPAPTPIRVYKVDAINFRDLVQQLTGAPEFKPADQEQHQLFPSVAPIAATFVDTPQKPMLSSKDNIAASSTVSSATNWYQGAKSEPLEMNLSSPSSYNWFFVPPISQGNMTSLEPGRVL, encoded by the coding sequence ATGGAAGCTTATTATTCCGGTTCTTACCCTGCGTCGACCAAGCCTATTTCTCTGCTTCACACCGTGCGGAAGGTACAAGCAAAACCGTGGAAGAAGGCGGCAGTGGCGCCACCGGCACCGACACCGATCAGAGTGTACAAGGTGGACGCTATCAACTTCCGTGACCTTGTTCAGCAGCTTACCGGTGCACCCGAGTTCAAGCCAGCTGATCAGGAACAACATCAACTTTTCCCAAGTGTCGCACCTATTGCTGCCACCTTTGTAGATACGCCCCAAAAGCCAATGTTGTCGAGCAAAGACAATATTGCAGCATCATCGACAGTGTCCTCGGCCACTAATTGGTACCAGGGGGCAAAATCTGAACCATTGGAAATGAATTTATCATCACCCTCTTCTTATAACTGGTTTTTTGTCCCTCCTATCAGCCAAGGAAACATGACCAGCTTGGAACCGGGGAGGGTTctctag
- the LOC100816457 gene encoding U-box domain-containing protein 30 gives MLIIISFLPQIKQISTVNPSLFPSILTSSLSRCTDLRGVCVLGFLPFLSLSALHFCVFFSIGVSKMPMFQPCRKDLVAGYEGGGDGQILDLDTAVKDGVLGGVEGGVLGGGVGEKVDLGKMIEELELCEVPSVFICPISLEPMQDPVTLCTGQTYERSNILKWFNLGHFTCPTTMQELWDDSVTPNTTLYRLIHMWFSQKYLLMKKRSEDVQGRASELLETLKKVKSQARVQALKELHQLVASHATARKTVIDEGGVSVVSSLLGPFTSHAVGSEVIGILVTLTLDSESRKNLLQPAKVSLMVDILNEGSIETKINCTRLIESLIEEKDFRSEVILSHSLLVGLMRLVKDKRHNNGVCPGLSLLRTICLHKEVRNLLVSIGAVSQLVELLSGMEPDCLELALCVLDALASVPEGRVALKDCSNTIPIMVKLLMRISENCTQYALSILWSVCKLSPEECSSIAVDAGLAAKLLLVIQSGCNPILKQQSAELLKLCSLNYSDTIFLSKCKLTRTIQ, from the coding sequence ATGctcattattatttcttttttaccaCAAATAAAGCAAATTTCCACAGTAAACCCCTCTCTTTTCCCTTCAATACtcacttcttctctttctcgTTGCACTGATCTTAGAGGGGTTTGTGTTCTTGGTTTCctcccctttctctctctctctgccttgcatttttgtgtgtttttctcAATAGGGGTTTCGAAAATGCCGATGTTTCAGCCTTGTCGGAAGGACTTGGTTGCCGGGTACGAGGGTGGTGGCGACGGCCAGATTCTAGATCTGGACACCGCCGTGAAAGACGGCGTTTTGGGCGGCGTGGAGGGCGGCGTCCTGGGAGGTGGGGTTGGTGAGAAGGTGGATCTGGGGAAGATGATTGAGGAGCTTGAGTTATGTGAAGTGCCGAGTGTGTTCATTTGCCCAATCTCATTGGAACCAATGCAAGACCCTGTTACCCTCTGCACAGGCCAAACCTACGAGAGGTCCAACATTCTTAAATGGTTCAACTTGGGACACTTCACCTGCCCCACCACGATGCAGGAGCTCTGGGATGATTCCGTCACTCCAAACACCACCCTTTACAGGCTCATACACATGTGGTTCTCGCAGAAGTACTTGCTCATGAAGAAGAGGTCAGAGGATGTTCAAGGAAGGGCTTCTGAACTTCTTGAGACACTGAAGAAGGTGAAGAGTCAGGCTCGGGTTCAGGCCCTCAAGGAGCTTCACCAATTAGTGGCTTCCCATGCCACTGCACGCAAGACTGTCATTGATGAAGGTGGAGTTTCTGTTGTATCTTCTTTGCTTGGTCCTTTTACTTCCCATGCTGTTGGCTCTGAGGTTATTGGTATTCTTGTGACTTTGACACTTGATTCGGAATCTAGGAAGAATCTCTTGCAGCCTGCCAAGGTTTCCTTAATGGTGGACATCTTGAATGAGGGTTCCATTGAGACGAAGATCAATTGCACGCGGTTGATTGAATCGTTGATTGAGGAGAAGGATTTTCGATCCGAGGTTATCTTGAGCCATAGCCTCTTGGTTGGGTTGATGAGGCTTGTTAAGGATAAGAGGCACAACAATGGAGTGTGTCCTGGGCTGAGTCTCCTCAGAACAATTTGTTTGCATAAGGAAGTTAGGAATTTGCTTGTGAGCATTGGGGCTGTTTCTCAGTTGGTTGAATTGTTGTCTGGCATGGAGCCTGATTGTTTGGAATTGGCCCTTTGTGTTTTGGATGCGTTGGCTTCGGTCCCTGAAGGTAGAGTGGCTTTGAAGGATTGCTCTAACACCATACCCATCATGGTGAAACTGTTGATGAGGATCTCAGAAAACTGCACTCAGTATGCTTTGTCAATTCTATGGTCTGTGTGTAAGCTTTCACCTGAAGAGTGCTCGTCGATTGCGGTTGATGCAGGGCTTGCTGCGAAACTCCTACTCGTGATTCAGAGTGGTTGCAATCCTATATTGAAACAGCAGTCTGCTGAGCTTTTGAAGCTGTGTAGTTTAAATTATTCAGATACTATCTTTCTTTCCAAGTGCAAGCTTACCAGAACCATCCAATGA
- the LOC106795110 gene encoding uncharacterized protein: MDIDYAIRKDEPPAITNESSPADVALYERWERSNRLSVMFIKTKISAGIRGSVDQHEKVRDLLKAIDDQFITSDKTLASTLIMKFSSLRLTSVKGVREYIMKMRDISAQLKKLEVDMSESFLVHFILNTLPHEYGPFKISYNTHKDKWSINELMTMCVQEEERLVMEMGESALLTTAYRKNKAIKSQAYQKGNGKIPPQADIKKVAKCFFCKKKGHMKKNCPGFQKWLEKKGYAKPKETSGK, translated from the exons atggacatagattatgctataaggaaagacGAACCACCTGCAATCACAAATGAAAGTAGCCCAGCTGACGTTGCGCTATATGAGCGGTGGGAACGATCCAACCGGCTCAGCGTGATGTTCATTAAGACTAAAATCTCGGCTGGGATACGTGGTTCTGTTGACCAGCATGAAAAGGTCCGAGACTTGCTTAAGGCCATTGATGACCAGTTCATCACTTCAGATAAGACTTTAGCAAGCACCTTGATCATGAAGTTTTCTTCTCTTCGGCTCACCAGTGTGAAAGGTGTGCGTGAGTACATCATGAAAATGCGAGATATTTCagctcaacttaagaaactagaggttgatatgtctgagtccttcctagtgcatttcattttgaacacccttCCGCATGAATATGGGCCatttaagatttcctacaacacacataaagataaatggtctatcaatgaattaatgaccatgtgtgttcaggaagaagaaaggcttgTAATGGAGATGGGTGAGAGTGCACTACTGACTACTGCTTATAGGAAGAACAAAGCAATTAAGTCTCAAGCTTATCAGAAGGGGAATGGTAAAATACCACCTCAAGCTGATATTAAGAAGGtggcaaagtgtttcttttgcaagaagaaGGGACACATGAAAAAGAATTGCCCCGGATTCCAGAAAtggcttgagaagaaag ggtatgcaaaacctaaggaaaccagtgggaagtga
- the LOC100818582 gene encoding uncharacterized protein isoform X1, with amino-acid sequence MNPDDRKRRFNEAIVNMLYPSPESPPLPQREQELKPVETALIDDGSRFDIISGNLDDYDNASTSGNEEHDSQTTEKLTRAQRKKIRKKKLKEEAIHRGKLIGPLLPLTPTQVPEDAPTVRSNAPEEGDEDVGACAKSVKVKHRRMAKRLAKEKQNASIS; translated from the exons ATGAACCCAGATGACAGAAAACGAAGGTTCAATGAAGCCATCGTTAATATGCTCTATCCCTCTCCTGAGTCTCCTCCTCTACCGCAA CGCGAACAGGAGTTGAAACCTGTGGAAACAGCTTTGATCGACGACGGGTCTCGTTTTGACATTATTTCAG GCAATTTGGACGATTACGACAATGCCTCCACGAGCGGCAACGAAGAACATGACTCCCAGACGACGGAGAAGCTCACGAGGGCTCAACGAAAGAAAATCCGTAAGAAGAAGCTGAAGGAAGAAGCGATACATCGCGGAAAATTAATTGGGCCATTGTTGCCTCTCACCCCCACTCAAGTTCCAGAGGATGCTCCAACTGTTCGATCAAATGCTCCTGAAGAAG GTGATGAAGATGTGGGGGCTTGTGCTAAATCCGTGAAAGTGAAGCACCGGAGGATGGCAAAAAGGCTCGCCAAAGAAAAGCAAAATGCCTCTATTTCGTAG
- the LOC100818582 gene encoding uncharacterized protein isoform X2 — translation MNPDDRKRRFNEAIVNMLYPSPESPPLPQELKPVETALIDDGSRFDIISGNLDDYDNASTSGNEEHDSQTTEKLTRAQRKKIRKKKLKEEAIHRGKLIGPLLPLTPTQVPEDAPTVRSNAPEEGDEDVGACAKSVKVKHRRMAKRLAKEKQNASIS, via the exons ATGAACCCAGATGACAGAAAACGAAGGTTCAATGAAGCCATCGTTAATATGCTCTATCCCTCTCCTGAGTCTCCTCCTCTACCGCAA GAGTTGAAACCTGTGGAAACAGCTTTGATCGACGACGGGTCTCGTTTTGACATTATTTCAG GCAATTTGGACGATTACGACAATGCCTCCACGAGCGGCAACGAAGAACATGACTCCCAGACGACGGAGAAGCTCACGAGGGCTCAACGAAAGAAAATCCGTAAGAAGAAGCTGAAGGAAGAAGCGATACATCGCGGAAAATTAATTGGGCCATTGTTGCCTCTCACCCCCACTCAAGTTCCAGAGGATGCTCCAACTGTTCGATCAAATGCTCCTGAAGAAG GTGATGAAGATGTGGGGGCTTGTGCTAAATCCGTGAAAGTGAAGCACCGGAGGATGGCAAAAAGGCTCGCCAAAGAAAAGCAAAATGCCTCTATTTCGTAG
- the LOC100820190 gene encoding galactomannan galactosyltransferase 1 → MVTSELSNHQNNNSPMMAKPHRNKTSSVFLSDGSLFLGGAFSALILVWGFSSFTTTIPKETPNFESLTKNDAVPHHGTPDFNFDPPDRTFYDDPQMGYTMDKKVRNWDEKREEWLKLHPSFAAGARERVFMVTGSQPKPCRNPIGDHLLLRFFKNKVDYCRLHGCDVFYNNALLDPKMFAYWAKYPVVRAAMVAHPEAEWIWWVDSDALFTDMEFKLPLERYREHNLVVHGWAHLIHEKRSWTGLNAGVFLIRNCQWSLDFMEAWASMGPQTPNYEKWGQTLRSTFKDKFFPESDDQTGLAYLIAIEKDKWADRIYLESEYYFEGYWEEILGTFQNITEKYNEMEKGVSRLRRRHAEKVSETYGEMREEYLKDAGNGKGSWRRPFITHFTGCQPCSGKYNAMYSADDCWNGMQKALNFADNQVMRKFGYMRPDLLDNAISPVPFDYPRSLRH, encoded by the coding sequence ATGGTTACATCGGAACTCTCTAATCACCAAAACAACAACTCTCCCATGATGGCGAAGCCCCACAGAAACAAAACCTCCTCTGTATTTCTCTCCGATGGATCTCTCTTCCTCGGAGGAGCATTCTCCGCTCTCATCCTCGTCTGGGGTTTCTCCTCCTTCACCACCACCATCCCTAAGGAAACCCCCAATTTCGAATCTCTTACCAAAAACGACGCTGTTCCGCACCACGGTACTCCCGATTTCAACTTCGACCCCCCCGACAGAACATTCTACGACGACCCGCAAATGGGTTACACCATGGACAAGAAAGTTCGCAACTGGGACGAGAAGCGCGAGGAGTGGCTGAAGCTCCACCCTTCCTTCGCCGCCGGAGCTAGAGAGAGGGTTTTCATGGTGACCGGTTCTCAGCCAAAGCCGTGCCGGAACCCCATAGGAGACCACCTCCTCCTGCGGTTCTTCAAGAACAAGGTGGACTACTGTCGTCTCCACGGGTGCGACGTTTTCTACAACAACGCACTGTTGGACCCAAAGATGTTTGCGTATTGGGCCAAGTACCCTGTGGTGCGGGCCGCGATGGTGGCCCACCCGGAGGCGGAGTGGATCTGGTGGGTTGACTCGGACGCGTTGTTCACCGACATGGAGTTCAAGCTCCCCCTTGAGCGTTACAGGGAGCACAATCTCGTGGTTCACGGCTGGGCCCACCTCATACACGAGAAGCGAAGCTGGACGGGACTCAACGCCGGCGTCTTCCTCATCAGAAACTGCCAGTGGTCGTTGGACTTCATGGAGGCGTGGGCCAGCATGGGCCCACAGACCCCCAATTACGAAAAGTGGGGCCAGACGCTGCGGTCAACTTTCAAGGACAAGTTCTTCCCGGAGTCAGACGATCAGACGGGCCTGGCTTACTTAATCGCCatagaaaaagataaatggGCGGACAGGATTTACTTGGAGAGCGAGTACTACTTCGAAGGGTACTGGGAAGAGATCTTAGGAACGTTCCAGAACATTACCGAGAAATATAATGAGATGGAAAAAGGGGTGAGTAGGTTAAGGAGGCGTCACGCGGAGAAGGTGAGTGAGACTTACGGTGAGATGAGGGAAGAGTATTTGAAGGATGCTGGGAATGGAAAAGGGAGTTGGAGGAGACCATTCATAACTCACTTCACAGGGTGTCAACCCTGTAGTGGAAAGTATAATGCCATGTATTCCGCTGATGATTGCTGGAACGGAATGCAGAAGGCTTTGAATTTTGCCGACAATCAAGTCATGCGTAAATTTGGTTACATGCGCCCGGATCTACTGGATAACGCCATTTCCCCTGTCCCTTTTGATTATCCCCGTTCACTTCGTCATTGA
- the LOC100776175 gene encoding heptahelical transmembrane protein 4-like isoform X2 gives MGGEELCLMENSGKGKRLWKKVKYQLVEYHSLPGYLRDNEYILGHYRSEWPIRQVLLSAFTIHNETLNVWTHLIGFFIFLALTIYTAMNLNSLQQFPDMLKKADLHKLQSEILTCLPSMPDLHILREGISSWHIKEYLYNCLPHSVKDDLANIIAPLMIRPITRWPFFAFLGGAMFCLLASSICHLLSCHSARMAYIMLRLDYAGIAALISTSFYPPVYYSFMCYPFFCNLYLGFITVLGISTILFSLLPVFQNPEFRTIRASLFFGMGLSGAAPILHKLYLFWGQPEVFHTTGYEILMGVLYGIGALVYATRIPERWMPGKFDIAGHSHQLFHILVVAGAYAHYRAGLVYLRWRDLQGC, from the exons ATGGGTGGTGAGGAATTGTGTTTGATGGAGAACTCAGGGAAAGGGAAGAGGCTGTGGAAGAAGGTGAAGTACCAGCTGGTGGAGTACCACTCCTTGCCCGGTTATTTGAGAGACAACGAGTACATTCTCGGTCACTATCGATCCGAATGGCCCATCAGGCAGGTTTTGTTGAGCGCATTCACCATCCACAACGAAACTCTCAACGTTTGGAC GCATTTGATCGGGTTCTTCATATTTCTGGCATTGACCATATACACTGCCATGAATCTTAATTCGCTACAGCAGTTTCCTGACATGCTCAAGAAGGCCGACCTGCACAAATTACAATCAGAAATCTTGACGTGTCTCCCTTCCATGCCTGATTTGCACATACTCAGGGAGGGAATCTCAAGTTGGCATATTAAAGAATATCTGTACAATTGTTTGCCA CATAGTGTAAAAGATGACTTGGCGAACATAATAGCACCACTCATGATTAGACCAATTACAAGGTGGCCTTTTTTCGCATTTTTAGGGGGTGCCATGTTTTGCTTGCTAGCTAGCAGTATTTGCCATCTCCTCTCTTGTCACTCTGCACGCATGGCATACATTATGCTCAGGCTCGACTATGCTGGAATTGCAGCCCTGATATCTACCTCTTTCTATCCTCCAGTATATTACTCTTTTATGTGTTACCCATTTTTCTGCAACCTTTACTTGGGATTTATCACTGTATTGGGCATCTCCACCATCTTGTTTTCTCTACTCCCAGTGTTCCAAAATCCAGAATTCCGCACCATCCGAGCATCTCTCTTCTTTGGAATGGGTTTATCTGGCGCAGCACCTATTCTGCACAAGCTTTATCTATTTTGGGGCCAGCCTGAAGTGTTTCACACGACCGGTTACGAGATTCTGATGGGTGTTCTCTATGGAATCGGAGCACTGGTTTATGCCACTAGGATTCCAGAACGATGGATGCCTGGGAAATTTGACATTGCCGGACACAGTCACCAATTGTTTCATATATTGGTGGTGGCTGGGGCATACGCTCATTATCGGGCAGGGTTAGTTTATCTCAGGTGGCGTGACCTTCAAGGTTGTTGA
- the LOC100776175 gene encoding heptahelical transmembrane protein 4-like isoform X1, with amino-acid sequence MGGEELCLMENSGKGKRLWKKVKYQLVEYHSLPGYLRDNEYILGHYRSEWPIRQVLLSAFTIHNETLNVWTHLIGFFIFLALTIYTAMNLNSLQQFPDMLKKADLHKLQSEILTCLPSMPDLHILREGISSWHIKEYLYNCLPVRFSSSNHTDACVLHSVKDDLANIIAPLMIRPITRWPFFAFLGGAMFCLLASSICHLLSCHSARMAYIMLRLDYAGIAALISTSFYPPVYYSFMCYPFFCNLYLGFITVLGISTILFSLLPVFQNPEFRTIRASLFFGMGLSGAAPILHKLYLFWGQPEVFHTTGYEILMGVLYGIGALVYATRIPERWMPGKFDIAGHSHQLFHILVVAGAYAHYRAGLVYLRWRDLQGC; translated from the exons ATGGGTGGTGAGGAATTGTGTTTGATGGAGAACTCAGGGAAAGGGAAGAGGCTGTGGAAGAAGGTGAAGTACCAGCTGGTGGAGTACCACTCCTTGCCCGGTTATTTGAGAGACAACGAGTACATTCTCGGTCACTATCGATCCGAATGGCCCATCAGGCAGGTTTTGTTGAGCGCATTCACCATCCACAACGAAACTCTCAACGTTTGGAC GCATTTGATCGGGTTCTTCATATTTCTGGCATTGACCATATACACTGCCATGAATCTTAATTCGCTACAGCAGTTTCCTGACATGCTCAAGAAGGCCGACCTGCACAAATTACAATCAGAAATCTTGACGTGTCTCCCTTCCATGCCTGATTTGCACATACTCAGGGAGGGAATCTCAAGTTGGCATATTAAAGAATATCTGTACAATTGTTTGCCAGTAAGATTTTCCAGTAGCAATCATACTGATGCATGTGTTCTG CATAGTGTAAAAGATGACTTGGCGAACATAATAGCACCACTCATGATTAGACCAATTACAAGGTGGCCTTTTTTCGCATTTTTAGGGGGTGCCATGTTTTGCTTGCTAGCTAGCAGTATTTGCCATCTCCTCTCTTGTCACTCTGCACGCATGGCATACATTATGCTCAGGCTCGACTATGCTGGAATTGCAGCCCTGATATCTACCTCTTTCTATCCTCCAGTATATTACTCTTTTATGTGTTACCCATTTTTCTGCAACCTTTACTTGGGATTTATCACTGTATTGGGCATCTCCACCATCTTGTTTTCTCTACTCCCAGTGTTCCAAAATCCAGAATTCCGCACCATCCGAGCATCTCTCTTCTTTGGAATGGGTTTATCTGGCGCAGCACCTATTCTGCACAAGCTTTATCTATTTTGGGGCCAGCCTGAAGTGTTTCACACGACCGGTTACGAGATTCTGATGGGTGTTCTCTATGGAATCGGAGCACTGGTTTATGCCACTAGGATTCCAGAACGATGGATGCCTGGGAAATTTGACATTGCCGGACACAGTCACCAATTGTTTCATATATTGGTGGTGGCTGGGGCATACGCTCATTATCGGGCAGGGTTAGTTTATCTCAGGTGGCGTGACCTTCAAGGTTGTTGA